A genomic stretch from Etheostoma cragini isolate CJK2018 chromosome 8, CSU_Ecrag_1.0, whole genome shotgun sequence includes:
- the LOC117949445 gene encoding twinfilin-1-like — MSHQTGIQAGNDVKDVFASARSGDQYRVLKVVLEGEQLTMGPTRKASKKWDQEYDSLVLPLLEDDVPCYILYRLDSTNNQGYEWVFLAWSPDHSTVRHKMLYAATRATLKKEFGGGIIKDEIFGTTKDEVTLSGYRKHLTSQAAPLPLTAAEEELRQIKLNEVQTDISVDTKQQTLQGVAFPIHKDAVAALERFRDKRINYVQLEVDASQELIRLCSTEPTEVKDLPMRIPKESARYHFFLYKHSHEGDYLESTVFIYSMPGYNCSIRERMLYSSCKNPLVDMVENNLQIEIEKKLEIDNGDELTGDFLYEEVHPKQHAHKQAFAKPKGPAGKRGYRRITRPPTEGEEED; from the exons ATGTCACATCAGACGGGCATTCAAG CGGGTAACGATGTGAAGGACGTCTTCGCCAGTGCCAGGAGTGGAGATCAATATCGGGTCTTAAAGGTCGTCCTTGAGGGTG AGCAGCTGACTATGGGTCCCACTAGGAAAGCATCAAAGAAGTGGGACCAGGAGTATGATTCCTTAGTGCTGCCCCTCCTCGAGGATGACGTGCCCTGCTATATTCTGTACCGGCTGGACTCCACCAACAACCAGGGCTACGAGTGGGTCTTCCTGGCTTGGTCACCGGACCACTCTACA GTGCGacataaaatgttatatgcTGCTACCAGAGCCACACTGAAGAAAGAGTTTGGAGGAGGGATCATCAAAGATGAAATCTTTGGTACCACAAAG GATGAAGTGACTCTCAGTGGATACAGGAAACATCTGACCTCGCAGGCTGCTCCACTGCCCCTCACTGCTGCAGAGGAGGAACTGAGACAGATTAAACTAAatgag GTGCAGACGGACATCAGTGTGGATACCAAGCAGCAGACTCTGCAGGGAGTGGCCTTCCCTATTCACAAAGACGCTGTCGCAGCACTTGAACGCTTTAGGGACAAAAGAATCAATTACGTACAACTG GAAGTAGACGCTTCGCAGGAGCTGATTCGGTTGTGCAGCACTGAGCCAACAGAGGTGAAAGACCTGCCAATGAGAATCCCTAAAGAATCCGCACGCTACCACTTCTTCCTCTACAAACATTCCCACGAAGGCGACTACTTAGAGTCCACAG TCTTCATTTACTCTATGCCCGGGTACAATTGTAGCATCCGAGAGAGGATGCTGTATTCTAGCTGCAAAAATCCCTTGGTCGACATGGTGGAAAACAATCTCCAGATTGAGATTGAGAAAAAG TTGGAGATTGACAACGGTGATGAATTGACCGGCGACTTCCTGTACGAGGAGGTGCATCCCAAGCAGCATGCACACAAGCAGGCCTTCGCCAAGCCCAAAGGCCCTGCTGGGAAGAGGGGTTACCGCCGCATCACCCGACCTCccacagagggagaggaggaagattAG